Proteins from a genomic interval of Providencia stuartii:
- the fadB gene encoding fatty acid oxidation complex subunit alpha FadB, protein MLYQSETIYVQWLKTGIAELVFNSAEPINKLDTHTVASLDEAVATLEQQTELLGVILRSDKPAFIVGADIKEFLSLFEAPAEMLSEWLSYANRIFNRIEDLPVPTVSAINGYALGGGCECILSTDLRIASPDARVGLPETKLGIMPGFGGSVRLPRLIGLDSALEIITAGKDVSAAEALKMGLVDAVVETEKLPQAALELIESAISGAINWQQRRQPKLQPLQLSPIEQTMSFNVAKGMVYKVAGKHYPAPMAAVNTIEKAANCSRDEALKHEMAAFVPLAHSDVARSLVSIFLNDQQVKSTSKRLSRHVEAPKHAAVLGAGIMGGGIAYQSASKGVSVLMKDINEKSLDLGIEEAHKLLNAQFERGKINASKMAKTLASIHPSLSYSGIENAQVVVEAVIENPKIKAAVLSEVEALVSPETILASNTSTIPITELAKSLKKPENFCGMHFFNPVHRMPLVEIIRGEKTTDETIAKVVAYANKMGKTPIVVNDCPGFFVNRVLFPYFAGFNLLLQDGADFREIDKVMEKEFGWPMGPAYLLDVVGIDTAFHAEQVMALGFPERMSKTNKNAIDVMFEAQRFGQKNGKGFYQYEKDKKGKPKKVDDPATDALLASISKGKRSFTKEEIIARMMIPMINEVVRCLEEGIIQSPADADIALVYGLGFPPFRGGAFRYLDTVGTQSYAKTAETYAQLSPLYQIPEGLKEKSQTNSSYYALPPVVAIDVKKVARG, encoded by the coding sequence ATGCTTTATCAAAGTGAAACAATCTATGTTCAATGGTTGAAAACAGGTATTGCAGAACTCGTTTTTAACTCAGCCGAGCCAATAAATAAGTTAGATACTCATACCGTTGCTTCACTTGATGAAGCAGTTGCTACTCTTGAACAGCAAACAGAACTCTTGGGTGTTATTTTAAGATCTGACAAACCGGCTTTTATCGTTGGTGCTGATATCAAAGAATTTCTTTCTCTTTTTGAAGCACCAGCAGAAATGTTAAGTGAATGGCTAAGCTACGCAAATCGCATTTTTAATCGTATAGAAGATTTGCCTGTTCCTACTGTGAGTGCCATTAATGGCTACGCGTTAGGTGGCGGCTGTGAATGTATTCTTTCCACCGACTTACGAATTGCCTCTCCAGATGCTCGCGTAGGTTTACCTGAAACTAAGTTAGGTATTATGCCTGGCTTTGGTGGGTCAGTCCGTTTGCCTAGACTCATTGGCTTAGATAGCGCTCTCGAAATTATTACCGCAGGTAAAGATGTCAGTGCAGCCGAAGCGTTAAAAATGGGATTAGTGGATGCGGTTGTTGAAACAGAAAAACTCCCTCAAGCTGCATTAGAATTGATTGAGTCAGCTATTTCTGGGGCGATTAATTGGCAGCAACGACGTCAACCGAAATTACAACCATTGCAACTTAGTCCTATTGAGCAAACAATGAGCTTTAATGTTGCGAAAGGAATGGTTTATAAAGTTGCGGGAAAACATTACCCAGCCCCAATGGCAGCAGTCAATACTATTGAAAAAGCCGCTAATTGTTCTCGTGATGAAGCGCTAAAACATGAAATGGCCGCTTTTGTTCCCCTTGCACACAGTGACGTCGCTCGTTCATTAGTCAGTATTTTCTTAAATGACCAACAAGTTAAGTCTACTAGCAAACGACTTTCTCGCCATGTAGAAGCCCCTAAACATGCAGCCGTACTCGGCGCGGGTATTATGGGTGGCGGGATCGCCTACCAATCAGCCAGCAAAGGTGTATCTGTGCTGATGAAAGATATTAATGAAAAATCGTTAGATTTAGGCATTGAAGAAGCCCATAAATTATTAAATGCTCAGTTTGAAAGAGGCAAAATCAACGCTTCAAAAATGGCGAAAACTCTCGCATCCATTCACCCTTCTCTCTCCTACTCGGGCATTGAAAATGCACAAGTGGTCGTCGAAGCGGTTATTGAGAATCCTAAAATTAAAGCGGCTGTTCTCTCTGAAGTTGAGGCATTAGTTAGCCCTGAAACAATCTTAGCATCCAATACCTCTACTATTCCGATTACTGAACTAGCCAAATCACTGAAGAAACCTGAAAATTTCTGTGGAATGCACTTCTTTAACCCTGTGCACCGCATGCCATTGGTTGAAATTATTCGCGGTGAAAAAACGACCGATGAGACCATCGCTAAAGTTGTTGCCTACGCAAATAAAATGGGTAAAACCCCCATCGTCGTTAATGATTGCCCAGGGTTCTTTGTCAATAGGGTTCTTTTTCCTTATTTTGCAGGTTTTAACTTGCTATTACAGGATGGTGCCGACTTCAGAGAAATCGATAAAGTCATGGAAAAAGAATTTGGCTGGCCTATGGGCCCCGCTTATCTACTTGATGTTGTTGGGATCGATACCGCTTTTCACGCAGAACAGGTAATGGCTTTAGGTTTCCCTGAGCGTATGAGCAAGACCAATAAGAATGCCATCGATGTGATGTTTGAAGCACAACGCTTTGGGCAAAAAAATGGCAAAGGTTTTTATCAATACGAAAAAGATAAAAAAGGAAAACCGAAAAAGGTCGATGACCCAGCGACTGATGCGTTATTAGCGTCAATTAGTAAAGGAAAACGTTCATTTACTAAAGAAGAGATCATCGCACGTATGATGATCCCAATGATCAATGAAGTCGTTCGTTGCCTAGAAGAAGGTATTATTCAAAGCCCAGCGGATGCTGACATTGCACTCGTTTATGGTCTTGGTTTCCCTCCTTTCCGTGGAGGCGCATTCCGCTATTTAGATACAGTGGGTACACAATCCTATGCTAAAACAGCTGAAACATATGCTCAATTAAGCCCACTGTATCAAATTCCTGAGGGTCTCAAAGAAAAATCACAGACCAATTCCAGTTATTATGCGCTGCCACCTGTAGTGGCAATTGATGTTAAAAAAGTTGCGAGAGGCTAA
- the pepQ gene encoding Xaa-Pro dipeptidase gives MEKLTALYAEHIKTLQTTTQQVLQRSKLDAILIHSGEPLRIFLDDSDYPFKVNPHFKAWVPVTDVPHSWLLVDGVNKPKLWFYSPVDYWHSVEPLPNSFWTKEVELIHLKNADDISQFLANLSKDNMAYIGSAKERAESLGIRLQNINPKPVIDFYHFHRSYKTDYEMYCMREAQKMAVNGHLSAFEAFQAGMSEFDINISYLQATGHRDTDVPYGNIVALNENAAVLHYTKLQQQAPSEIRSFLIDAGAEYNGYAADITRTYAAKGKSDFAALVADLNKEQLSLIDTIKAGVRYTDYHVDMHHRIAKLLKKHSIIKGVSEEVMVEKGLTTPFLPHGLGHPLGLQVHDAAGFMQDEEGTLLAAPKMYPFLRCTRVLEPRMVVTIEPGLYFIESLLSSWRSSEFNQYFNWEKIEQFKPYGGIRIEDNIIIHHNRVENMTRDLQLP, from the coding sequence ATGGAAAAACTGACTGCACTCTACGCTGAACATATTAAAACTTTGCAAACAACAACTCAGCAAGTCTTACAGCGCAGCAAGCTAGACGCCATACTGATTCATTCTGGTGAACCTCTACGTATCTTCCTTGATGACAGTGATTACCCCTTTAAAGTCAATCCTCACTTTAAAGCATGGGTACCTGTAACGGATGTCCCACATTCGTGGTTATTAGTTGATGGCGTAAATAAACCTAAATTATGGTTTTATTCACCTGTTGATTATTGGCACAGTGTTGAACCGCTACCGAATAGTTTCTGGACAAAAGAAGTTGAACTTATTCATTTAAAAAATGCTGACGATATTAGCCAATTTTTAGCGAATCTTTCTAAGGATAATATGGCATATATTGGTTCTGCTAAAGAAAGAGCAGAATCATTAGGTATTCGCTTACAAAACATTAACCCAAAACCTGTTATTGATTTTTACCATTTTCACCGCTCATATAAAACGGATTATGAGATGTACTGCATGCGTGAAGCTCAGAAAATGGCGGTAAACGGCCATTTATCGGCATTTGAAGCTTTTCAAGCGGGTATGAGTGAGTTTGATATCAATATTAGCTACTTACAGGCGACAGGCCATCGTGATACCGATGTTCCTTACGGTAATATTGTTGCGCTGAATGAAAATGCGGCTGTATTGCATTACACCAAATTACAGCAACAAGCGCCGAGTGAGATTAGAAGCTTTTTGATCGACGCGGGTGCAGAATATAATGGCTATGCCGCAGATATCACACGCACTTATGCAGCAAAAGGCAAAAGTGACTTCGCTGCACTCGTTGCTGATTTAAATAAAGAGCAGTTATCACTCATCGACACGATTAAAGCGGGTGTTCGTTATACGGATTATCATGTCGATATGCATCATAGAATTGCCAAGTTATTGAAAAAACACTCAATAATTAAAGGGGTAAGTGAAGAAGTTATGGTGGAAAAAGGGCTCACTACGCCATTTTTACCTCATGGCTTAGGTCATCCTTTAGGGCTACAAGTCCATGATGCTGCTGGCTTTATGCAAGATGAAGAGGGAACATTACTTGCCGCACCGAAAATGTACCCATTCTTGCGTTGCACTCGTGTACTTGAACCGAGAATGGTCGTAACCATTGAGCCAGGCTTATATTTTATTGAATCCTTGTTATCATCTTGGCGTTCTAGCGAGTTTAATCAATATTTTAATTGGGAAAAGATTGAACAATTCAAGCCATATGGTGGTATTCGTATTGAAGACAACATTATCATTCACCATAATCGAGTTGAAAATATGACGCGAGATTTGCAATTACCGTAA
- a CDS encoding IMPACT family protein has protein sequence MKAYLIPAESISYTEEIKKSRFITYLAHTDGIDAAKDYIQSIKAQYPDARHHCWAFVAGRPDDSQQLGFSDDGEPTGTAGKPIMAQLLGSHLGEVTCVVVRYFGGIKLGTGGLVKAYGNGAQQALKLLPTQTKVPQKFFHLVCDYSFINTVEQLVAQVNGMIVHSEYNETVFLRIAIPATLEHEVNDKLRDMSRGALELIPESESLIG, from the coding sequence ATGAAAGCTTATTTAATACCGGCTGAATCTATTTCTTATACAGAAGAAATTAAGAAAAGCCGTTTTATTACCTATCTTGCACATACCGATGGTATTGATGCTGCAAAAGATTATATTCAATCGATTAAAGCACAATACCCAGATGCTCGGCACCATTGCTGGGCATTTGTTGCTGGGCGTCCCGATGACTCCCAGCAGCTTGGTTTTTCTGACGATGGCGAGCCGACTGGTACGGCAGGAAAGCCAATAATGGCACAATTACTTGGAAGTCATTTAGGTGAGGTTACTTGCGTCGTTGTGCGTTATTTTGGTGGGATTAAGTTAGGCACAGGGGGGTTAGTTAAAGCTTACGGTAACGGAGCTCAACAGGCACTTAAGTTATTACCAACACAGACGAAAGTACCCCAAAAATTTTTTCATCTCGTTTGTGATTATTCATTTATTAATACGGTCGAGCAGTTGGTTGCGCAAGTGAATGGTATGATTGTGCATAGCGAATACAATGAAACAGTTTTCTTGCGAATTGCAATTCCTGCTACCTTAGAACACGAAGTCAATGATAAATTACGCGATATGAGTCGCGGAGCTTTAGAGCTTATACCGGAATCTGAATCGTTAATTGGTTAG
- the trkH gene encoding Trk system potassium transporter TrkH gives MHFRAITRIVGLLVIIFSFTMAVPGIVALIYRDGAGRAFSQTFVAALVIGLLLWIPTRNSKHELKAKEGFLIVVLFWTVLGSVGALPFIFSEKPNLSITDAFFESFSGLTTTGATTLTGLDTLPKAILFYRQMLQWLGGMGIIVLAVAILPLLGVGGMQLYRAEMPGPLKDNKMRPRIAETAKTLWLIYVLLTIICAIALWIAGMDVFDAISHSFSTIAIGGFSTHDASVGYFNSPAINTIIAIFLLISGCNFGLHFAVLTGRSLGIYWRDPEFKTFISFQLVLVIICTLVLLYHSVYGSFGQTLDQAFFQVVSMATTAGFTTDSFAGWPLFLPMLLLCAAFVGGCAGSTGGGLKVIRILLLFLQGSRELKRLVHPNAVYTIKLGQRALPERIIEAVWGFFSAYALVFVVSLLLLIATGVDEFSAFSAIATTLNNLGPGLGTVADNFTSMNPTGKWILVVTMLFGRLEVFTLLVLFTPTFWRD, from the coding sequence ATGCATTTTCGTGCAATAACCCGTATTGTCGGGCTACTCGTCATTATTTTCTCTTTTACCATGGCTGTTCCTGGTATTGTTGCGTTAATTTATCGTGATGGCGCTGGACGAGCATTTAGTCAAACTTTTGTTGCGGCTTTAGTGATCGGTCTGCTTTTGTGGATCCCTACCCGTAATAGCAAACATGAACTTAAAGCAAAAGAAGGTTTCTTAATCGTAGTATTATTTTGGACAGTTCTTGGTAGCGTAGGGGCATTACCCTTTATTTTCTCTGAGAAGCCAAATCTCTCAATAACGGATGCTTTCTTTGAGTCTTTTTCTGGATTAACGACAACGGGTGCAACAACGTTAACAGGCTTAGATACGCTGCCTAAAGCGATTTTATTTTATCGACAAATGTTACAATGGCTTGGCGGCATGGGGATCATTGTACTCGCTGTGGCTATTCTCCCATTATTGGGGGTTGGGGGAATGCAGCTTTATCGAGCTGAAATGCCGGGGCCACTGAAAGATAATAAGATGCGTCCTCGTATTGCGGAAACCGCGAAAACACTTTGGCTGATTTATGTCTTACTGACCATTATTTGTGCTATCGCACTGTGGATCGCTGGAATGGATGTTTTTGATGCGATTTCCCATAGTTTTTCAACAATAGCGATTGGCGGCTTCTCAACTCATGATGCAAGTGTCGGCTATTTTAATAGTCCTGCTATCAATACCATTATTGCAATTTTCTTGCTGATATCGGGTTGTAATTTCGGTTTACATTTTGCGGTATTAACTGGACGTAGCTTAGGGATCTATTGGCGTGATCCTGAATTTAAAACATTTATTAGCTTTCAGTTAGTGCTCGTTATTATTTGTACATTGGTTTTACTCTATCATTCAGTCTATGGTTCTTTCGGACAGACACTTGATCAAGCTTTTTTCCAAGTCGTCTCAATGGCTACAACGGCAGGCTTTACAACTGATAGCTTTGCAGGATGGCCTTTATTTTTACCCATGCTTCTATTATGTGCGGCATTTGTGGGTGGCTGTGCTGGATCGACGGGGGGTGGGTTAAAAGTTATCCGTATTTTATTACTGTTTTTGCAAGGTTCCCGAGAGTTAAAAAGGTTGGTCCATCCTAATGCGGTTTATACCATAAAATTAGGCCAAAGAGCATTACCTGAGAGGATCATTGAAGCTGTTTGGGGATTCTTTTCTGCTTATGCATTGGTATTTGTAGTGAGTCTACTTCTGTTAATCGCGACGGGTGTTGATGAGTTTTCTGCTTTTTCTGCTATAGCAACAACGTTAAATAACTTAGGGCCCGGACTTGGAACCGTTGCAGATAACTTTACCTCAATGAACCCCACTGGGAAGTGGATACTAGTTGTGACCATGTTATTTGGTCGTCTTGAAGTCTTTACATTATTAGTGTTATTCACACCAACATTTTGGCGTGATTAG
- the hemG gene encoding menaquinone-dependent protoporphyrinogen IX dehydrogenase produces MSYLLLHSSTDGQTKKIVLKIAEQLRSLGHQCDIRDLNTEKNINIASYEKVLVGASIRYGHFNKSLVRFVNMHQQQLNVMKTAFFGVNLTARKEGKDTPETNAYTRKFLEKSLWKPTLKSVFAGALMYPKYGWFDKTMIRFIMKMTDGPTDPNTEIEYTDWEKVSQFTQEFERL; encoded by the coding sequence ATGAGTTATTTACTTTTGCATTCAAGTACTGATGGGCAAACGAAAAAAATTGTTTTAAAAATAGCTGAACAATTAAGAAGCTTAGGGCATCAATGTGATATTCGTGATTTAAATACTGAAAAGAATATCAATATAGCGTCCTATGAGAAGGTGTTGGTTGGGGCATCTATTCGCTATGGCCATTTTAACAAATCACTTGTACGGTTTGTTAATATGCATCAACAGCAATTGAATGTGATGAAAACGGCTTTCTTTGGTGTAAACCTCACCGCAAGAAAAGAAGGAAAAGATACCCCAGAGACAAATGCCTATACGCGTAAGTTTTTAGAGAAAAGTCTTTGGAAGCCGACATTAAAATCTGTATTTGCTGGCGCTTTGATGTATCCCAAGTATGGCTGGTTTGATAAGACAATGATTCGCTTTATTATGAAGATGACCGATGGCCCTACTGACCCCAATACAGAGATCGAATACACAGATTGGGAAAAGGTCAGTCAATTTACTCAAGAATTTGAACGCTTGTAG
- the idi gene encoding isopentenyl-diphosphate Delta-isomerase: MEENIILVDEQDTPIGSMPKLLAHQLGKLHRAFSVFIFNAKGELLIQQRAAHKYHSAGQWANSCCSHPHPKEETLAAAKRRLMEELGFTTDISPVGHFIYHAQVTGDLIEHEYDHLFVGQYDGIVKPNPNEVSAIRWILPSDLQQEIKTNPEHFTPWFKLIINQYPLLKFS; this comes from the coding sequence ATGGAAGAAAATATCATTCTTGTTGATGAGCAAGATACCCCTATAGGCAGTATGCCGAAGTTATTAGCGCATCAACTGGGTAAATTACACCGCGCATTTTCAGTTTTTATTTTCAATGCTAAAGGTGAACTACTCATTCAGCAACGTGCCGCTCATAAATACCATTCAGCAGGACAGTGGGCAAATAGTTGTTGTAGTCACCCTCATCCAAAAGAAGAAACACTGGCAGCAGCGAAACGTCGATTAATGGAAGAACTTGGATTTACCACAGATATTTCTCCGGTTGGACATTTTATTTACCATGCCCAAGTCACTGGCGATTTAATTGAACATGAGTATGACCACCTATTCGTTGGTCAATATGACGGCATTGTTAAACCTAACCCAAATGAAGTTTCTGCGATCCGCTGGATCTTACCTTCTGACTTACAACAAGAGATAAAAACTAACCCAGAGCATTTCACTCCATGGTTTAAATTGATTATCAATCAATATCCATTGCTTAAATTTAGTTAA
- the narL gene encoding two-component system response regulator NarL, with product MENTNTTSEKSTILLIDDHPMLRNGVKQLISLEPSLCVVGEAGDGATGIKIAEEQDPDLILLDLNMPGMNGFETLDELRKRELSGRIILFTVSNYGEDLVSALKHGADGYLLKDMEPEELIVALKEAASGKMVVSPALTSVLAESLRDNRPQTENNLLSLTPRETNILDLISQGLSNKMIARKLDIAESTVKVHVKHLLKKLNLKSRVEAAVWVLQQK from the coding sequence ATGGAAAATACAAACACAACAAGCGAAAAATCAACGATTTTACTCATTGATGACCACCCGATGTTAAGAAATGGCGTCAAACAATTAATTAGCCTAGAACCCTCATTATGTGTAGTTGGTGAGGCAGGTGATGGAGCCACAGGAATAAAAATCGCTGAAGAACAAGATCCAGACCTTATTCTTCTCGACTTAAATATGCCAGGCATGAATGGATTTGAAACCCTTGATGAGCTGAGAAAACGCGAATTATCAGGTAGAATTATTCTTTTTACTGTATCTAATTATGGTGAAGACCTCGTAAGTGCCTTAAAACACGGTGCAGATGGCTACCTGCTAAAAGATATGGAACCCGAAGAGTTAATCGTGGCGCTTAAAGAAGCCGCGAGTGGTAAAATGGTAGTGAGCCCTGCATTAACATCTGTATTAGCAGAATCCCTCAGAGATAATCGTCCACAAACTGAAAATAATCTACTGTCGTTAACCCCCCGAGAAACGAATATACTAGACCTTATTTCACAAGGCCTCTCAAACAAAATGATCGCACGTAAACTCGATATTGCTGAAAGTACTGTCAAAGTTCACGTAAAACATTTACTCAAAAAATTAAATCTCAAATCACGTGTTGAGGCTGCGGTATGGGTACTTCAGCAAAAATAG
- the narX gene encoding nitrate/nitrite two-component system sensor histidine kinase NarX yields MPAFHRRFSIINQVIGLMLLIAVLGIIGMTISNRMIISVQGNAHAINKSGSLRMQSYRLLSLIPLNNHSEEYLNALENDLSSPELTQVIKSEDLTTQFSELYDFWLHTLRPALNKALTPNDARYEVIAFVNMLDELVHNIDEKTERKIAYVAMTQMIFIGLVFLLLMATIWHLRRKIYYPWMKLLTMANAIGQKDFSQRYPNNNKQDELNALGLTLNQMSDELAQSYHQLEQRVTEKTADLRNKNQVLSYLYQSNQILHSAEPLDIRLGRVLSELKDITILKNLSLRLYEDSNETYFHEICSSSNSAHSEDTLSNPKDNLYHPKTLSWELSDNIHRYGVIVAEIEANEALSDEQNNLVLMLVKQISGMLAMEHQIEQQQQLLIMDERSAIARELHDSIAQSLSCLKMQISYLQMQPESLPEKHQQLLSEMRNEINTAYSQLRELLTTFRLKLTEPGLLPSLENTINEFSQKMGFPVLLNYHLPAKSISPHQSIHIIQIIREALSNILKHAHANWAQVTLQQDSGIVTISIEDNGEGIGPTPDKQNHYGLIIMRERALSLNGKCDIIPRAQGGTIVKVTFSLPVA; encoded by the coding sequence ATGCCGGCATTTCATCGTCGATTTTCGATCATCAACCAAGTTATTGGGCTGATGCTACTTATTGCCGTGCTGGGTATTATTGGCATGACGATTTCAAATCGTATGATTATTAGTGTACAAGGCAATGCGCATGCGATTAATAAATCAGGTTCGCTTCGCATGCAAAGTTACCGCTTACTCTCTTTAATTCCCTTAAATAATCACTCTGAAGAATACCTTAACGCTCTAGAAAATGATTTATCTAGCCCAGAATTAACACAAGTCATCAAATCTGAAGATTTAACCACTCAGTTTTCAGAATTATATGACTTTTGGCTACACACTTTGCGTCCCGCCCTAAATAAAGCGCTCACTCCCAATGATGCTCGATATGAGGTCATTGCCTTTGTTAATATGCTTGATGAGCTTGTTCATAATATCGATGAAAAAACAGAAAGAAAAATCGCTTATGTGGCGATGACACAAATGATCTTTATTGGCTTAGTCTTTTTATTATTAATGGCCACTATTTGGCACTTGAGACGCAAAATTTATTATCCATGGATGAAGCTACTCACAATGGCGAATGCGATTGGACAAAAAGATTTTAGCCAACGCTATCCAAATAACAATAAACAAGATGAATTGAATGCATTAGGGCTGACATTAAACCAAATGTCAGATGAATTAGCACAAAGCTATCATCAACTTGAACAGAGAGTTACCGAAAAAACAGCAGACTTACGTAATAAAAACCAAGTACTGTCTTACCTTTACCAATCAAACCAAATACTTCATTCCGCAGAACCTCTCGACATTCGACTAGGCAGAGTACTCAGTGAACTTAAAGATATCACAATATTAAAAAATTTGAGTTTAAGGCTCTATGAAGATAGCAATGAAACCTATTTTCATGAAATTTGCAGCTCATCAAACAGCGCTCACTCTGAAGATACATTGTCTAATCCAAAAGATAACCTCTATCATCCTAAGACGTTATCATGGGAGCTCTCTGATAATATTCACCGCTATGGTGTCATCGTGGCCGAAATTGAAGCAAATGAGGCGCTTTCTGACGAACAGAATAATTTAGTTCTCATGCTCGTAAAACAAATATCAGGCATGCTAGCGATGGAACATCAAATTGAACAACAGCAGCAGCTATTAATAATGGATGAACGCTCTGCTATTGCAAGAGAACTACATGATTCGATAGCGCAATCACTTTCTTGTCTAAAAATGCAAATTAGCTATCTACAAATGCAGCCAGAGTCGCTACCTGAAAAACATCAACAATTGCTGAGTGAAATGCGAAATGAAATTAATACCGCATACAGCCAGCTTAGAGAATTATTAACGACATTCCGATTAAAGCTCACTGAACCTGGGCTACTCCCATCATTAGAAAATACCATCAATGAATTTAGCCAAAAAATGGGCTTCCCTGTTTTATTAAATTACCACCTGCCAGCGAAGAGTATTTCACCACACCAATCTATTCATATTATACAGATAATCCGAGAAGCACTGAGTAATATTCTTAAGCACGCTCATGCAAACTGGGCACAAGTCACCCTTCAACAAGATTCGGGAATTGTCACGATTTCAATCGAAGATAATGGTGAAGGAATAGGCCCTACACCCGATAAACAAAACCATTACGGTTTAATTATTATGAGAGAGAGGGCACTTAGCCTTAATGGTAAATGTGACATAATTCCGAGAGCACAAGGTGGAACAATCGTTAAAGTCACATTCTCTTTACCTGTAGCTTAA
- a CDS encoding NarK family nitrate/nitrite MFS transporter, giving the protein MSQQENVNTQTKQSGAIIQDWHPEDTQFWQKTGQRIANRNLWISIPCLLLAFCVWMLFSAVAVNLNKVGFNFTTDQLFLLTALPSVSGALLRVPYSFVIPIFGGRRWTAISTIFLVIPCIWLGFAVQNPATPYSVFVIISLLCGFAGANFASSMANISFFFPKARQGGALGLNGGLGNLGVSVMQLVAPFIVGIGVFSFMGGTGTPQADGSVLWLENAAWIWVPFLLFFTVMAWFGMNDLAANRASLKAQLPVLKRCHLWILSFLYLATFGSFIGFSAGFAMLSKTQFPDVVILQFAFFGPLLGALARPAGGMLSDRFGGVKVTIINFIIMAIFSGLLFFTLPEQGQGGSFIAFYAVFMVLFLTAGLGSGSTFQMIAVVFRKLTIDRAYALGATEEEAQKQAVTESAAALGFISAIGAIGGFFIPKAFGTSLTLTGSPAGAMKVFFVFYVSCVFITWLVYGRKHK; this is encoded by the coding sequence ATGTCTCAACAAGAAAATGTTAATACACAGACAAAACAGTCAGGTGCAATTATTCAGGATTGGCATCCTGAAGATACTCAGTTTTGGCAGAAAACAGGACAGCGAATTGCCAATCGAAATTTATGGATTTCGATTCCTTGTTTATTACTCGCTTTTTGCGTATGGATGTTATTTAGTGCAGTTGCCGTTAATCTAAATAAAGTCGGTTTTAATTTCACTACAGACCAATTATTTTTATTAACAGCGCTTCCTTCCGTTTCCGGTGCTCTTTTACGTGTGCCTTATTCATTTGTAATACCTATTTTTGGTGGTCGTCGTTGGACTGCAATCAGTACTATTTTTCTTGTTATTCCTTGTATTTGGTTAGGATTTGCGGTTCAAAATCCGGCTACACCTTATAGCGTTTTCGTCATTATTTCACTGCTATGTGGTTTTGCTGGGGCAAATTTTGCTTCTAGCATGGCAAATATTAGCTTTTTCTTTCCTAAAGCCCGCCAAGGTGGCGCTCTTGGACTTAATGGTGGCCTCGGTAATTTAGGGGTTAGTGTCATGCAGCTAGTGGCTCCTTTTATTGTTGGGATCGGCGTGTTCTCCTTTATGGGGGGAACAGGTACACCACAGGCAGATGGCTCGGTATTATGGTTAGAAAATGCAGCATGGATCTGGGTGCCTTTTCTGCTGTTTTTCACCGTCATGGCTTGGTTTGGCATGAACGACTTAGCCGCGAACCGCGCATCGTTAAAGGCTCAGCTTCCTGTATTAAAACGTTGCCATCTCTGGATACTCAGTTTTCTCTATCTCGCAACCTTTGGTTCTTTTATCGGTTTTTCAGCCGGTTTTGCGATGCTTTCTAAGACGCAATTCCCTGATGTCGTCATCTTACAATTTGCTTTCTTTGGCCCTTTACTTGGTGCGCTTGCTCGTCCAGCGGGGGGCATGTTGTCCGATCGTTTCGGTGGCGTAAAAGTCACTATTATCAACTTTATTATAATGGCGATTTTTTCGGGATTGCTGTTTTTCACCTTGCCTGAACAAGGCCAAGGTGGGTCGTTTATCGCATTTTATGCTGTGTTTATGGTGCTGTTTTTGACGGCAGGGTTGGGTAGCGGTTCGACTTTTCAAATGATCGCGGTTGTGTTTCGTAAATTAACCATTGACCGCGCATACGCGCTAGGAGCAACAGAAGAAGAGGCTCAAAAACAAGCCGTGACAGAAAGTGCTGCTGCATTAGGTTTCATTTCAGCCATTGGCGCGATTGGTGGCTTTTTTATTCCTAAGGCTTTTGGGACTTCTTTAACACTGACGGGTTCACCTGCCGGTGCGATGAAAGTTTTCTTCGTGTTTTATGTCTCCTGTGTGTTCATCACATGGTTAGTTTATGGACGTAAACACAAATAA